A part of Nocardioides sp. WS12 genomic DNA contains:
- a CDS encoding homoserine dehydrogenase has product MNSPLKVAVLGCGSVGSQVVRLLGEQADDLAARVGARVELAGVAVRRLDAPREVDVPDGLLTTDAAALVARPDIDLVIEVIGGIEPARSLILSALENGASVVTANKALLAEDGATLFEAAEKAGRDLYYEAAVAGAIPILRPLRESLAGDKVTRVLGIVNGTTNFILDKMESTGAGFADALEEAQALGYAEADPTADVEGFDAAAKAAILASLAFHTRVTAADVHREGIADVSAADVRSAKEMGSVVKLLAIAELVPGAQGEEPAVSVRVHPAMIPRSHPLASVRGAYNAVFVESEAAGQLMFYGPGAGGAPTASAVLGDLVTVARNHRQGTRGVGESAYADRALLSMGETRTRYHVAIDVDDRAGVLAAVALAFADHGVSIQTVRQEGRGNDAQLVVVSHEATDAALAATVEQLRDMDIVREVTSVMRVEGTEE; this is encoded by the coding sequence GTGAACAGTCCCCTCAAGGTTGCCGTCCTCGGCTGCGGTTCCGTCGGGTCGCAGGTGGTGCGACTCCTCGGGGAGCAGGCAGATGACCTCGCGGCCCGGGTCGGAGCACGCGTGGAGCTCGCCGGTGTCGCCGTACGACGGCTCGACGCGCCGCGCGAGGTCGACGTACCCGACGGACTCCTCACGACGGACGCGGCAGCCCTGGTGGCCCGCCCCGACATCGACCTGGTGATCGAGGTGATCGGCGGGATCGAACCCGCCCGGTCCCTGATCCTCTCCGCGCTGGAGAACGGTGCCTCGGTCGTCACGGCCAACAAGGCGCTGCTCGCCGAGGATGGCGCGACGCTGTTCGAGGCGGCCGAGAAGGCCGGTCGCGACCTCTACTACGAAGCCGCCGTGGCGGGCGCGATCCCGATCCTGCGCCCGCTGCGCGAGTCGCTCGCCGGTGACAAGGTCACCCGCGTGCTCGGCATCGTCAACGGCACCACCAACTTCATCCTCGACAAGATGGAGAGCACGGGTGCTGGCTTCGCCGACGCGCTCGAGGAGGCGCAGGCCCTCGGGTACGCCGAGGCCGACCCGACCGCCGACGTCGAGGGCTTCGATGCCGCCGCGAAGGCCGCGATCCTCGCGAGCCTGGCCTTCCACACGCGCGTGACCGCCGCCGACGTGCACCGCGAGGGCATCGCCGACGTGAGTGCTGCCGACGTGCGTTCCGCGAAGGAGATGGGCAGCGTCGTGAAGCTGCTCGCCATCGCCGAACTGGTCCCCGGCGCCCAGGGCGAGGAGCCGGCCGTGAGCGTCCGGGTGCACCCCGCGATGATCCCGAGGTCGCACCCGCTGGCCAGCGTGCGCGGCGCCTACAACGCCGTGTTCGTGGAGTCCGAGGCCGCCGGTCAGCTGATGTTCTACGGTCCGGGCGCCGGTGGGGCGCCGACCGCCAGCGCGGTGCTGGGCGACCTGGTCACGGTGGCGCGCAACCACCGCCAGGGCACCCGCGGCGTGGGCGAGTCGGCGTACGCCGACCGCGCCCTGCTCTCGATGGGCGAGACCCGCACCCGCTACCACGTCGCGATCGACGTCGATGACCGCGCCGGCGTACTGGCCGCGGTCGCGCTGGCCTTCGCCGACCACGGCGTGTCGATCCAGACCGTTCGTCAAGAGGGCCGGGGCAACGACGCCCAGCTCGTCGTCGTCTCGCACGAAGCCACGGACGCGGCCCTCGCCGCGACCGTCGAGCAGTTGCGCGACATGGACATCGTCCGCGAGGTCACCTCGGTGATGCGCGTCGAGGGGACCGAAGAGTGA